In Sander lucioperca isolate FBNREF2018 chromosome 21, SLUC_FBN_1.2, whole genome shotgun sequence, the following proteins share a genomic window:
- the LOC116046739 gene encoding uncharacterized protein LOC116046739, whose translation MENLTSALKTLNKNSGDNPNCVETFSSYEESLPSAEGSPARVGCLAKAKPSMSCRRKREFISDEKKDACYWEKRRKNNEAAKRSREKRRLNDMVLENRVIALNDENVRLKTELLQLKLRFGLINTASYIEKSQQIGGSNAGNGGSSSSPSSSTQYYSSGYSSGSQVMMNSDSSETEQSGRSEGHRQLVKYSPHGSLSDMSDGSSRDSPEPVPFKIKQEGDRLEMDIANGTTTQIMFNIHRGLASVPTHHQIQQHSQEMEPAYHSQQLHHQQQQLHQEPVSAINTVSQPAPNPPAAQRSVILYGSSSASCAVDALTRHQEIDMQAAQKQSSGSSQTCITQLPQSLTESSTETLTDVTKQLERKTLDSPPYELSESRNEAGERQVYRGCQLAQQQERDSSAELLHKQDEGVNHSHLYHHLQQPHHSYLSAQDEEPPVLTYEGQHGSEAYYQGSSSKDTSSIDGDPRSSDKEASTDDDESPSSSCSDMGSYHNQHHASLHHPASPLPSSQGCSQAQGRDPQGEVKGTALPHKLRLKHRAMSSGGNCSGQESPTSPPSATTPPLPQHPYLSLIPQQNIMRESQGGGCGQAASSWEEGRKESGKKETGGRRNKRRD comes from the coding sequence ATGGAAAATCTGACTTCAGCTCTCAAGACATTAAACAAAAACTCAGGGGATAACCCTAACTGCGTTGAGACCTTCAGCAGTTATGAAGAGTCCCTTCCTTCTGCTGAAGGGAGTCCAGCTCGCGTGGGATGCCTCGCCAAGGCCAAACCAAGTATGAGCTGCAGGCGAAAGCGCGAGTTCATTTCGGATGAAAAGAAGGACGCCTGCTATTGGGAAAAACGCCGCAAAAACAACGAGGCCGCCAAGCGCTCCCGAGAGAAGCGACGTCTCAATGACATGGTCTTGGAGAACCGTGTCATTGCACTGAACGACGAGAATGTGAGGCTCAAGacagagctgctgcagcttAAGCTGCGTTTTGGCCTCATAAACACAGCCTCCTACATCGAAAAGAGCCAGCAGATCGGTGGAAGCAACGCGGGAAATGGAGGCTCGTCCTCATCCCCTTCTTCTTCCACGCAGTACTACTCCAGCGGTTACTCTAGCGGTTCTCAGGTGATGATGAACTCTGATTCCTCAGAAACAGAGCAGTCTGGACGCAGCGAGGGCCACAGGCAGCTGGTGAAATACTCACCGCATGGCTCCCTCTCCGACATGTCCGACGGCTCCTCCAGGGACAGCCCTGAGCCAGTTCCTTTCAAGATCAAACAGGAAGGTGACAGGTTAGAGATGGACATTGCAAACGGCACGACAACACAGATCATGTTCAATATCCATCGTGGTCTGGCATCTGTGCCTACTCACCACCAGATCCAGCAGCATTCTCAGGAGATGGAGCCTGCTTATCACAGCCAACAGCTGCACCATCAACAACAGCAGCTCCATCAGGAGCCTGTTAGCGCTATCAACACTGTCAGCCAGCCGGCCCCTAACCCACCTGCTGCCCAGAGGAGCGTCATTCTGTATGGCTCCAGCAGTGCCTCCTGTGCTGTGGATGCTCTGACGAGGCACCAGGAAATCGATATGCAGGCAGCCCAGAAGCAGAGCAGCGGCAGCAGCCAGACGTGCATCACCCAACTTCCACAATCTCTTACAGAGAGCTCCACAGAGACACTGACTGATGTGACAAAGCAGCTAGAGAGGAAGACGTTAGACTCGCCTCCGTATGAGCTCTCAGAAAGCCGTAATGAGgcgggagagagacaggtgtaCCGAGGTTGCCAACTTGCccagcagcaggagagagatTCATCTGCAGAGCTCCTCCACAAACAAGACGAGGGGGTCAATCACTCGCACCTGTACCATCATCTGCAGCAGCCTCATCATTCATACCTCAGTGCCCAAGACGAAGAGCCACCTGTGCTTACCTACGAGGGGCAGCACGGGAGCGAGGCTTACTACCAAGGCTCCTCCAGCAAGGACACGTCATCCATTGACGGGGATCCCCGCAGCTCTGACAAAGAGGCCTCCACGGATGATGACGAATCCCCCTCATCATCTTGCTCAGATATGGGCAGCTACCACAACCAACATCATGCCAGCTTACACCACCCTGCCTCGCCTCTTCCATCCTCCCAGGGATGCTCTCAGGCCCAGGGCCGGGATCCCCAGGGGGAGGTGAAGGGCACAGCTTTGCCCCACAAACTCAGACTCAAACACCGGGCCATGAGCAGCGGTGGCAACTGCTCAGGCCAGGAATCCCCCACAAGCCCTCCCTCTGCCACAACGCCTCCCCTGCCCCAGCACCCTTACTTGTCACTCATACCACAGCAGAACATTATGCGAGAGAGCCAGGGTGGAGGCTGTGGACAGGCGGCCTCATCATGGGAGGAGGGCAGGAAGGAGAGTGGAAAAAAGGAGACAGGTGGACGACGAAACAAGAGGCGAGATTAG